A stretch of the Bacillus sp. FJAT-18017 genome encodes the following:
- a CDS encoding tetratricopeptide repeat protein has protein sequence MQAEEQLQAQEPKKIKNEKFTWWQSTLLLVGTLIICLAAGYFISDKYLWENTDSEQIAEQIKFYKEQVKQSPNDPKNRTQLGYAYFLDKNYDEAIKQYKTAISLDKNYFDGYLNLSIVYDKQGKKDEALKNAIKATETSPRDYKGHLMKGKSYRKLKMYDEANQALAEADKLNLGNVDTIYEIGLVAEDQGKKKEAESIYKEALAYDPTFKPALTALDRISSKD, from the coding sequence ATGCAAGCAGAGGAACAGCTTCAAGCCCAAGAACCTAAAAAAATTAAAAATGAAAAGTTCACCTGGTGGCAGTCAACTTTACTGTTGGTTGGAACTCTAATCATTTGTTTAGCAGCTGGATATTTTATTAGCGATAAATATCTTTGGGAGAACACTGATTCAGAACAAATTGCTGAGCAAATAAAGTTTTATAAAGAACAGGTAAAGCAAAGCCCTAATGATCCCAAAAATAGAACTCAATTAGGCTATGCATACTTCCTTGATAAAAACTATGATGAAGCAATAAAGCAATATAAAACTGCCATATCCCTTGATAAAAATTATTTTGATGGCTATTTGAATTTAAGTATTGTTTACGACAAACAAGGAAAGAAAGACGAGGCACTTAAAAACGCTATTAAAGCAACCGAAACTTCTCCTCGGGACTACAAGGGCCATTTAATGAAGGGGAAAAGTTATCGCAAACTTAAAATGTATGATGAAGCAAACCAAGCTTTAGCGGAAGCTGACAAACTAAACCTGGGAAACGTCGATACGATCTATGAAATTGGATTGGTAGCGGAAGATCAAGGTAAGAAAAAGGAAGCAGAGTCAATCTATAAAGAAGCACTAGCCTATGATCCTACGTTTAAGCCAGCATTGACAGCACTTGATCGGATATCATCCAAGGACTAA
- a CDS encoding 6-bladed beta-propeller: protein MKRKTVYIWMSVIATLSIGLFAAIYFLNLGEEADKMANTVTGGPPNFNYFVQGDFSTPLDKPMDVTKIGEFIYVTDTNNKQVQAFDSSGTPIFKFGKEGEGKGEFKFPYGIAGDKAGNVYVADLFNGKISIFDSKGKFLRYFEEKGSSKPSIKSPAGIRIFGNKLYMTDIENKKVMVFDLDGTKKLEITTATSKEDLLNAPNAVTVDKDENIYVADSGNQRVVVYDKEGKYKRSLNGSKDGKGEAKFVNPRGLAVDSDGTLYMIDNMTHFVHGFNDKGEQVYQFGGLGSENDQFFLPNGLFIDEKSQLYITDTFNQRIAVYF, encoded by the coding sequence GTGAAAAGAAAAACGGTTTATATATGGATGAGTGTCATAGCGACTTTGTCTATAGGCTTATTTGCGGCTATATACTTCCTGAATTTAGGGGAAGAGGCTGATAAAATGGCCAATACTGTTACAGGCGGACCGCCCAATTTCAATTATTTTGTGCAAGGAGATTTTAGTACGCCTCTAGATAAACCAATGGATGTTACCAAAATTGGTGAGTTTATATATGTAACTGATACAAACAATAAGCAAGTTCAAGCCTTTGATTCTTCAGGTACCCCAATTTTTAAGTTTGGAAAAGAAGGAGAGGGAAAGGGCGAATTTAAATTCCCTTATGGAATCGCAGGTGACAAGGCTGGAAATGTGTATGTCGCCGACTTGTTTAATGGGAAAATATCCATTTTTGATAGTAAGGGCAAGTTCCTCCGTTATTTTGAGGAAAAAGGGAGCTCAAAGCCATCAATAAAAAGCCCAGCTGGAATTAGGATATTTGGTAACAAACTTTATATGACTGATATTGAAAACAAGAAAGTTATGGTCTTCGATTTAGACGGTACCAAGAAGCTTGAAATAACCACTGCCACCAGTAAAGAGGACTTACTAAATGCTCCCAATGCTGTAACGGTTGATAAGGATGAGAATATTTATGTTGCTGATTCAGGTAATCAAAGAGTTGTAGTTTACGATAAGGAAGGAAAATACAAGCGCAGTCTAAATGGAAGTAAAGATGGCAAAGGAGAGGCTAAATTTGTAAATCCAAGAGGCTTGGCTGTGGATTCTGATGGAACCCTTTACATGATTGATAACATGACCCACTTTGTACATGGGTTTAATGACAAAGGTGAACAAGTTTATCAATTTGGCGGCCTTGGTTCCGAAAATGACCAATTCTTCCTCCCTAATGGATTGTTCATTGATGAAAAAAGCCAGCTTTATATAACCGATACTTTTAATCAAAGGATAGCAGTTTACTTTTAA
- a CDS encoding cytochrome c3 family protein, with product MSKAKFSFSMLFALLLVGMLATGAFAKSPFGFEAVQNADTTFTVKFKALSTDKAGTSFKVTVRDAGNAEVGTPQEFTTTVDGNTEEFTYTTSALTEGARYTAELVYTTKPTVVVASTSVLVGEYSNAIIDTSEVDHSTNLMNANETGFEGLSKKRSGQKMHGSYQNNTNSCASCHQTHTGEDHYLLFRDGTYSTCAACHDGTMGAKSVFGAPTNAGTFGGSHANNMSVHLSDGSVDIKAAPGGNHADTGKWAEEFTCASCHNPHGSDSTRLLKADPAGWIKTENTITAGQTNGGMKFSNKTVYAKASIPATNVGDYILVKETGVTQATIDGNVFYTRAAVPAGSDIISTYKWDYKGKKYIADSSLWMRSDGGRPAVETQLKAAGVAKPATANFVIVWKDGFAYSKPLTEGGTDTTVSSIDTATYLIGSAVDKVTNNYDFFDSAAPTYVKDSGVQMSKFCASCHTDYLSATYANADTGVFTDAHRHQTDTDRLTCVRCHFAHGTDATIMKDSLDRGLTELTAVGAPFDPAKYAGDTTAAKTAATDYLKDPNPSSALKRYTGMSVCFGCHDGSIASDDTTWSNYNSLQPGVYKP from the coding sequence ATGAGTAAGGCGAAATTTAGTTTCTCAATGCTTTTTGCTCTTCTGCTGGTTGGTATGCTGGCAACTGGAGCTTTTGCAAAAAGCCCATTCGGCTTTGAAGCAGTGCAAAATGCAGACACAACATTTACCGTAAAATTTAAAGCTCTATCTACTGATAAAGCTGGTACATCTTTTAAAGTAACAGTAAGAGATGCAGGGAATGCTGAAGTTGGAACACCGCAAGAATTTACAACTACAGTTGATGGAAATACAGAAGAATTCACTTATACTACTTCTGCTTTAACAGAAGGAGCAAGATACACAGCTGAACTTGTTTATACAACCAAACCAACTGTTGTAGTTGCTAGTACATCAGTTCTTGTTGGTGAATATAGTAATGCCATTATTGACACAAGTGAAGTTGACCACAGCACAAACCTGATGAACGCCAACGAAACTGGATTCGAAGGCCTAAGCAAAAAAAGATCTGGCCAAAAGATGCACGGTTCTTATCAAAACAACACAAACTCCTGTGCAAGTTGTCACCAAACTCACACAGGCGAAGACCATTATCTGTTGTTCAGGGATGGAACATATAGCACTTGCGCGGCATGCCATGACGGTACAATGGGTGCGAAATCCGTATTTGGTGCACCAACAAATGCAGGTACATTTGGCGGCTCTCATGCCAACAATATGTCAGTCCACTTATCCGATGGTTCAGTAGATATTAAAGCAGCACCAGGTGGGAACCATGCTGACACTGGCAAATGGGCTGAAGAGTTCACTTGCGCTAGCTGCCACAATCCCCACGGATCTGACAGTACACGCTTACTGAAAGCTGACCCTGCGGGCTGGATTAAAACTGAGAATACTATTACTGCTGGGCAAACAAACGGCGGTATGAAATTTAGTAATAAAACTGTATATGCAAAAGCATCAATTCCTGCTACCAATGTTGGAGACTACATCCTTGTAAAGGAAACCGGTGTAACTCAAGCAACTATTGATGGAAATGTCTTCTACACAAGGGCTGCTGTTCCTGCAGGTTCTGATATAATCTCTACTTACAAATGGGATTATAAAGGTAAGAAGTACATTGCAGACTCCTCGCTGTGGATGCGTTCTGATGGCGGCAGACCTGCTGTTGAAACCCAATTAAAAGCGGCTGGGGTAGCTAAACCAGCAACTGCGAACTTTGTAATCGTTTGGAAGGATGGATTTGCATATAGCAAACCGTTGACAGAAGGCGGTACTGACACTACTGTTTCTTCGATTGATACTGCAACATATTTAATTGGATCGGCTGTCGATAAAGTAACAAATAACTATGACTTCTTTGATAGCGCAGCTCCTACTTATGTTAAAGACAGTGGCGTTCAAATGAGCAAATTCTGTGCATCCTGCCACACAGATTATCTGTCTGCTACCTATGCGAATGCTGATACTGGCGTATTCACAGACGCTCACCGTCACCAAACAGACACTGACAGGCTTACTTGTGTACGCTGCCACTTTGCACACGGAACAGATGCTACAATCATGAAAGATTCCTTAGATCGTGGCCTTACTGAGCTTACTGCAGTTGGAGCACCTTTTGATCCAGCAAAATATGCCGGTGATACAACTGCTGCTAAGACTGCTGCTACAGATTATCTGAAAGATCCTAACCCATCATCTGCTTTGAAGCGTTATACGGGCATGTCAGTATGTTTCGGCTGCCATGATGGATCTATTGCTAGTGATGACACTACCTGGAGTAACTACAACTCATTACAACCAGGGGTATATAAGCCTTAA
- a CDS encoding multiheme c-type cytochrome has translation MRNNRKFLKRYLISLIAILLILSPQFLFSGSVVYSALQDDTAPKSFTNESTKNSIESTEIPVESTENPIESTESPVEQNPLLPQVETTSTGLENMVLPTVTVSTPLSESTVTTPLIIKGSFTYGSILPENATFTAYKVPITPLSTPKIKLLGEWEVNNEQFSWSFKPNLTNGPYKIVIEIKDKTQPSLVANATLGFTLDLERPYISEIGVVIPYQEEEILVDVNDGTVKPKSKLIIGEDLTSIEVNATIRIRIVSKKPMENLKEQIIAKTYIEPPVSLQLSPKNTNDSQIPVTGTISVPFSGIINGKNVIDLFFTPDKETKLKSNSTYLAYIDPNLKDDEGNKIFAKFFKFTTKSNLPYDFTTGHDNDRKNNPHGRYAENTNMCANCHSTHTKSSLSLQGVSYQSVFSQELERDQSDNYCMACHDGTMNAPVIDKLNSTHQHNNPINKDSGAVDALKKTDSCTSCHNPHLDRTEKNPNLLNNRIVYTHKADSEGKQLVIDSMETACLNCHDDGNIYDLDKDGERDLFAKVLSYNKSFLSKGTLSDYALCLRCHNANKVTAKQVKTDIEYYYSAPDPNQKPNLTDSKHNFVASEGSIQADGSQLSGSIPCADCHETHGSKNIKMIRDELGNERIIDAPDKFQSVGLKWDAVNERNFCVKCHNGKTEIYGRVGQPLYDEEGISLNPENPGHNKSNEAACATCHTNSYDATRHEETLQKALMESAHAPKGVKSTP, from the coding sequence ATGAGGAACAACAGGAAGTTTCTTAAACGATATCTAATAAGTTTGATAGCAATTTTATTGATATTAAGCCCTCAATTCCTTTTCTCAGGATCAGTGGTCTATTCTGCTCTACAGGACGACACCGCTCCAAAGTCCTTTACAAATGAATCAACAAAAAATTCCATTGAATCGACAGAAATTCCCGTTGAATCGACAGAAAATCCCATTGAATCGACAGAAAGTCCCGTTGAACAAAATCCATTACTTCCTCAAGTAGAAACTACTTCGACTGGCCTGGAAAATATGGTTTTGCCGACTGTTACAGTTAGTACTCCATTATCAGAATCGACGGTAACAACTCCACTGATCATTAAAGGCAGCTTTACTTATGGTAGTATCTTGCCAGAGAATGCAACTTTTACAGCATATAAAGTACCTATCACACCCCTCTCTACTCCTAAAATTAAGCTCCTGGGAGAGTGGGAAGTAAACAATGAGCAATTCTCCTGGTCCTTTAAGCCTAACTTAACAAACGGTCCGTATAAGATTGTGATAGAAATTAAGGATAAAACCCAACCGAGTTTAGTCGCAAATGCAACCTTGGGATTTACCTTGGACCTTGAGAGGCCTTATATTTCAGAAATAGGAGTTGTGATTCCTTACCAGGAGGAAGAAATTTTAGTCGATGTGAATGATGGAACGGTTAAACCGAAAAGTAAATTGATTATAGGAGAAGATTTAACCAGTATTGAGGTAAACGCAACTATTAGAATTAGAATCGTTTCTAAAAAGCCCATGGAGAATTTAAAAGAACAAATCATTGCTAAGACTTATATAGAACCACCAGTATCCTTACAATTAAGTCCTAAAAATACAAACGATTCTCAAATACCGGTCACCGGTACAATAAGTGTACCATTTAGCGGAATAATTAATGGTAAAAACGTAATTGATTTGTTTTTTACTCCTGATAAAGAAACAAAGTTGAAATCAAATTCAACATATTTAGCATATATAGACCCTAATCTGAAAGATGATGAAGGGAATAAAATTTTCGCTAAATTTTTTAAATTTACAACAAAGAGCAATCTACCATATGATTTCACTACTGGACATGATAACGACCGAAAGAATAATCCTCATGGAAGATATGCGGAAAATACCAATATGTGTGCAAATTGCCATAGTACCCATACTAAATCTAGTTTGTCATTACAAGGAGTATCTTACCAGAGTGTGTTTTCACAAGAACTGGAAAGGGATCAATCAGACAATTATTGTATGGCCTGCCACGATGGTACTATGAATGCACCTGTAATTGATAAACTTAACAGTACCCACCAGCATAATAATCCGATAAATAAGGATTCAGGCGCAGTGGACGCACTGAAAAAAACTGATTCATGTACTAGCTGTCATAATCCTCACTTGGATAGAACCGAAAAAAACCCTAATCTACTTAATAATAGAATTGTATATACACATAAAGCTGACTCAGAGGGAAAACAACTGGTTATTGATAGTATGGAAACTGCTTGTTTAAATTGCCATGATGATGGAAATATTTATGATTTGGATAAAGATGGGGAAAGAGATCTTTTTGCCAAGGTGCTCTCCTACAATAAATCCTTTTTATCAAAAGGTACATTATCCGATTATGCATTATGTTTAAGATGTCACAATGCAAATAAAGTTACGGCCAAGCAAGTAAAAACGGACATTGAATATTATTATTCTGCACCCGATCCAAATCAAAAACCTAATCTAACAGATTCCAAGCATAACTTTGTTGCTTCTGAAGGCTCAATTCAAGCTGATGGCAGCCAGTTATCGGGGTCCATTCCTTGTGCTGATTGCCATGAAACCCATGGTTCAAAGAATATCAAGATGATAAGAGATGAATTGGGGAATGAGAGAATAATTGATGCGCCTGATAAATTCCAATCAGTTGGACTAAAGTGGGATGCTGTAAATGAAAGAAATTTCTGTGTAAAATGCCACAATGGGAAAACTGAAATTTATGGCAGAGTTGGTCAACCTTTATATGATGAAGAAGGTATTAGTCTTAATCCGGAAAATCCAGGCCACAATAAATCAAATGAAGCCGCATGCGCCACTTGTCATACAAATAGCTATGATGCAACAAGACATGAAGAAACACTTCAAAAAGCTTTAATGGAATCAGCACATGCACCAAAGGGTGTTAAATCAACGCCTTAA
- a CDS encoding cytochrome c3 family protein: MIFKKRKKYQEDETNRENPLPEKRESKRHKNPIKRWRFMVFSLFTLIGIVAFGYGAISYASSNSFCVSCHEMTPQHATFEASAHNQIKCTQCHIKPGRKNQILHKVDEIKGVYTHFTATSETITKTAIVSSENCEQCHSKNRLVTAAGDTIINHEGHIEADIPCVTCHSGVAHAKIVEGDPRFLYLYGLD, translated from the coding sequence ATGATATTTAAAAAAAGAAAAAAGTATCAGGAAGATGAAACAAATAGAGAAAATCCACTTCCTGAGAAGAGAGAGTCAAAACGACATAAAAATCCAATCAAACGATGGAGATTTATGGTTTTTAGCTTATTTACCCTGATTGGAATTGTCGCTTTTGGATATGGTGCAATAAGCTATGCATCTAGCAATTCATTTTGTGTCAGCTGTCATGAAATGACCCCGCAGCATGCAACATTCGAAGCTAGCGCACATAATCAAATTAAGTGCACCCAATGCCATATTAAACCTGGGCGCAAAAACCAAATCTTACATAAAGTTGACGAAATTAAAGGGGTGTATACTCACTTTACTGCAACTTCAGAAACAATAACTAAAACTGCTATCGTCTCAAGTGAAAACTGCGAACAGTGCCATTCAAAAAATCGCCTTGTCACCGCTGCAGGAGATACTATCATCAATCACGAAGGCCATATAGAAGCTGATATTCCTTGTGTAACTTGCCATAGCGGTGTAGCCCACGCCAAAATTGTGGAGGGGGATCCGCGATTCCTCTACTTATACGGCCTGGACTAG
- a CDS encoding chromate transporter, giving the protein MIYLKIFWAFFLPGILGYGGGPSSIPLIEAEVVDRYEWMTTSEFSEVLAMGNALPGPIATKMAGYIGYEVGGVAGSAIAVFASVAPSLILMISLLSLLLRHKESPKVKRMTMIVRPVIAALLGVMAWDFFVESFQGPGLLHTVVLAAGSLLLMEKLKVHPAYVIAGSLVYGAVFLG; this is encoded by the coding sequence ATGATTTATTTAAAAATTTTCTGGGCATTTTTCCTTCCGGGCATCCTAGGCTATGGTGGCGGCCCCTCTTCAATTCCACTAATTGAAGCGGAAGTCGTCGACCGGTACGAATGGATGACAACCAGCGAATTCTCCGAGGTTTTAGCCATGGGAAATGCGTTGCCAGGACCGATTGCTACAAAAATGGCTGGCTATATCGGGTATGAAGTCGGGGGAGTGGCTGGTTCTGCAATTGCTGTATTTGCCAGTGTTGCTCCGTCGTTGATTTTAATGATTAGCCTGCTAAGCCTTCTGCTGCGGCACAAGGAATCACCAAAAGTTAAACGGATGACAATGATTGTCCGCCCTGTCATTGCTGCGCTTCTCGGTGTTATGGCATGGGACTTTTTTGTAGAATCGTTTCAGGGGCCGGGACTATTGCATACAGTCGTATTGGCGGCCGGGAGCCTGCTCTTGATGGAAAAATTAAAAGTCCATCCGGCTTATGTGATTGCGGGAAGCTTGGTGTATGGTGCGGTATTTTTAGGATAG
- a CDS encoding chromate transporter, producing MKQKDLFMAFFRVGMLGYGGGPSSIPLVQKEVVGRYKWMDGDEFGDVLALANALPGPIATKLAGYIGYRVAGLPGMINAVMATILPTIFLMILLLTGLNAFKDQPWVSGAASAVVPVVAVMLLTMTWEFVKKSTSSKLGKTWTIILVVASFVLLEALGVHPAIIIFTLLLGALLMKDKKKEGKA from the coding sequence ATGAAACAAAAAGATTTATTCATGGCTTTCTTCCGGGTTGGCATGCTCGGCTACGGAGGGGGTCCTTCTTCAATACCACTCGTACAGAAGGAGGTTGTCGGCCGATACAAATGGATGGACGGTGATGAGTTCGGGGATGTCCTGGCACTGGCAAATGCGCTTCCCGGACCGATTGCTACAAAGCTCGCCGGATACATAGGATACCGGGTAGCAGGACTCCCTGGCATGATTAATGCTGTCATGGCAACCATCCTTCCAACTATATTCCTGATGATTCTGCTCCTGACCGGGCTTAACGCCTTCAAGGACCAGCCATGGGTAAGCGGCGCAGCATCAGCTGTTGTCCCAGTTGTCGCTGTCATGCTTTTAACAATGACATGGGAATTTGTAAAAAAATCAACCAGTTCTAAGCTCGGCAAGACATGGACTATCATTCTTGTTGTGGCAAGTTTTGTTTTGCTCGAGGCACTCGGCGTCCATCCTGCTATCATTATTTTCACACTCCTTCTTGGCGCGCTCCTAATGAAAGACAAAAAGAAGGAGGGCAAAGCATGA
- a CDS encoding DUF1028 domain-containing protein yields the protein MTFSIIGFDPVEKEWGIAVQSKFLGVGAVVPWAKAGVGAVATQSYANTSYGPRALELMAEGKTAEETLKLILEEDKEREMRQVGIIDSFGNSATYTGSQCYNWAGGITGNHFAAQGNILVDEHTIGKMAETFTSMAGTLAERLLAALDAGQEAGGDSRGQQSAALYVVKERGGYGAFNDRYIDLRVDDHPQPIKELIRIYGLQQLYFAPSKPEKVVPVDGEIETELVEHLGRLGYFKTNFAGRDDILKALTAYLHTENFEMREQETGFIDLDVLNYMKLQQQNQK from the coding sequence ATGACCTTTTCAATTATAGGGTTTGATCCTGTGGAAAAAGAATGGGGAATTGCGGTTCAGTCCAAGTTTCTTGGAGTCGGAGCAGTCGTCCCATGGGCTAAGGCTGGTGTTGGTGCAGTCGCAACCCAATCCTACGCAAATACTTCTTATGGGCCGCGCGCACTCGAATTGATGGCTGAGGGGAAAACTGCGGAAGAAACATTGAAGCTCATCCTTGAAGAGGATAAAGAGCGGGAAATGCGCCAGGTTGGAATTATTGATTCTTTTGGTAATTCTGCAACCTACACTGGTTCACAATGCTATAATTGGGCTGGCGGGATTACCGGCAATCACTTTGCAGCCCAGGGAAATATCCTCGTTGATGAACATACTATCGGTAAAATGGCCGAAACGTTTACGTCGATGGCAGGAACACTGGCAGAACGGTTGCTAGCTGCCCTTGATGCAGGCCAGGAGGCTGGCGGGGATTCACGCGGCCAGCAGTCCGCTGCATTGTATGTAGTCAAGGAGCGCGGAGGTTACGGAGCCTTCAACGATCGCTATATCGATCTCCGGGTGGATGACCATCCTCAGCCAATAAAAGAACTTATTCGTATCTATGGCCTTCAGCAACTTTACTTTGCTCCTTCAAAGCCTGAAAAGGTTGTTCCTGTCGATGGTGAAATTGAAACTGAACTAGTCGAACACCTTGGCAGACTTGGCTATTTTAAAACCAATTTTGCAGGAAGAGATGATATTCTTAAAGCGTTGACCGCTTATCTTCATACCGAAAACTTTGAAATGCGGGAACAGGAAACAGGTTTTATCGATCTGGACGTCCTTAATTATATGAAATTACAGCAACAGAACCAGAAATGA
- a CDS encoding gluconokinase, whose translation MDVHKKYVIGLDIGTTSTKASLFTKDGSPVSSGAVEYPIIHPEPDWAEQDPDMIVEAVVESIRNVLNKSKIDTSELIAIGISAAMHSILAVDGDGEPLTNSIIWADNRSHFYAEKLRKDWNGEDVYKRTGTPIHPMSPLCKLLWMKYERPDLYLKASKWISIKEYVMWKLYGEYVVDYSIASTSGMFNLQKLDWDEEVLKLLELQKEKLSKPVPTTNVYRHMDWSFAAAMGIPADLPVIVGASDGVLANLGVGAIGEGEYAVTIGTSGAIRTVVKEPLLESKGRTFCYYLADGRWVIGGPINNGGIALRWLRDQLASDVSGLAESRGVDPYDLLIDEAAKVPAGAEGLIFLPYLSGERAPMWDANTRGGFIGITLTHQKGHLIRAVLEGIIYAVYSVGVLLENMAGKPGEIRVSGGFARSELWRQILADVSGKPVFVPESHEGSGLGAAALALFALGEISSLEDVKKLVSVKTVQYPIEENKQVYEHLHPIYMSLYNSLKEQFDAISAYQRGE comes from the coding sequence GTGGATGTACATAAGAAATATGTAATAGGCCTGGATATTGGGACAACTTCAACTAAGGCATCCTTGTTCACAAAGGACGGGAGCCCGGTTTCTTCAGGTGCTGTAGAATATCCAATCATTCATCCAGAGCCAGACTGGGCAGAACAAGATCCAGACATGATAGTTGAAGCAGTTGTGGAATCAATTAGGAACGTTCTGAATAAATCTAAAATTGATACTTCCGAGCTCATCGCCATTGGCATTTCAGCGGCGATGCATAGCATCCTTGCAGTGGATGGAGACGGGGAGCCGCTTACAAATAGTATAATCTGGGCTGATAACAGAAGCCATTTTTACGCGGAAAAGCTTAGAAAAGACTGGAATGGAGAAGACGTTTATAAGAGGACGGGAACACCAATCCACCCTATGTCACCTCTTTGCAAGCTGCTCTGGATGAAATATGAACGCCCTGACCTTTATCTGAAAGCCAGCAAGTGGATTTCGATTAAAGAGTATGTCATGTGGAAATTGTATGGTGAATACGTTGTCGATTATTCGATTGCTTCAACTTCCGGAATGTTCAATCTGCAGAAGTTGGATTGGGATGAAGAAGTCCTTAAACTGCTTGAACTTCAAAAAGAAAAACTATCGAAGCCGGTGCCGACTACAAATGTGTATCGGCATATGGATTGGAGCTTTGCAGCTGCAATGGGAATTCCGGCTGATCTGCCTGTGATTGTGGGGGCAAGCGATGGGGTTCTTGCCAATCTTGGGGTAGGGGCAATCGGTGAGGGTGAATATGCAGTAACTATTGGAACGAGCGGTGCAATCAGAACAGTTGTAAAGGAGCCGTTGCTCGAATCCAAGGGGCGGACGTTTTGTTATTATCTTGCAGACGGAAGATGGGTAATTGGCGGGCCTATTAATAATGGTGGTATCGCACTAAGGTGGCTGAGGGACCAGTTAGCAAGTGATGTTTCAGGACTGGCTGAGAGTAGGGGAGTGGATCCTTACGATTTATTGATTGATGAGGCGGCAAAGGTGCCTGCAGGGGCTGAAGGATTGATTTTTCTTCCTTATCTTTCTGGAGAAAGGGCCCCGATGTGGGACGCAAATACTCGGGGTGGTTTTATTGGAATCACGCTAACCCATCAGAAGGGGCATTTAATCCGTGCTGTTCTTGAGGGAATTATTTATGCTGTTTACAGTGTGGGAGTCCTTTTGGAAAATATGGCTGGAAAACCCGGGGAGATAAGGGTATCCGGCGGCTTTGCCCGTTCAGAGCTTTGGAGGCAGATCCTCGCTGATGTGTCAGGAAAACCTGTGTTTGTTCCCGAAAGCCATGAAGGTTCTGGATTAGGAGCTGCAGCTCTTGCTTTATTTGCATTAGGTGAAATATCTTCGCTTGAGGATGTGAAAAAGTTGGTTTCTGTAAAAACTGTTCAGTATCCAATTGAAGAGAACAAACAAGTCTACGAACACCTCCATCCCATCTATATGTCTTTGTATAATTCGTTGAAAGAGCAGTTTGATGCCATTTCCGCATATCAAAGAGGGGAATAA
- the prfB gene encoding peptide chain release factor 2 (programmed frameshift), translating to MEMADIRNELEKTAKRLAGFRGSLDLEEKEARIAQLDNEMLHPDFWNDQEAAQKVINEANALKEQVNTFMEMNDSYENLDVTFELLKEELDAELQAELEDELMTLTAQLDEYELEMLLSEPYDKNNAILELHPGAGGTESQDWGSMLLRMYTRWAEKRGYKVETLDYLPGDEAGIKSVTLAIRGHNAYGYLKAEKGVHRLVRISPFDSSGRRHTSFVSCEIMPELDDDIEVDIRTEDLKIDTYRASGAGGQHINTTDSAVRITHIPTGVVVTCQSERSQIKNRDAAMKMLKAKLYQREIEEKEKQLAEIRGEQKEIGWGSQIRSYVFHPYSMVKDHRTGSESGNVQGVMDGDLDQFIDSYLRSKLS from the exons ATGGAAATGGCAGATATCAGGAATGAATTAGAAAAAACAGCTAAGCGATTAGCGGGCTTCAGGGGGTCTCTT GACCTAGAGGAAAAGGAGGCACGCATTGCACAGCTTGATAACGAAATGCTGCATCCGGATTTTTGGAATGATCAGGAGGCTGCACAGAAGGTAATTAATGAAGCAAACGCACTTAAGGAGCAGGTAAACACGTTCATGGAAATGAATGATTCTTATGAGAACCTTGACGTAACGTTCGAGCTTCTAAAAGAAGAACTGGATGCTGAGCTGCAGGCGGAGCTTGAAGATGAGCTTATGACGCTGACTGCGCAGTTGGATGAATACGAATTGGAAATGCTACTAAGCGAGCCTTATGATAAAAATAATGCAATCCTTGAGCTTCACCCTGGTGCGGGCGGTACAGAATCGCAGGATTGGGGCTCGATGCTTCTCAGGATGTATACGCGCTGGGCTGAAAAGCGCGGCTACAAGGTGGAAACGCTGGATTACCTACCTGGAGACGAAGCAGGAATCAAGAGTGTGACACTCGCAATCAGGGGCCATAATGCTTATGGATACCTTAAGGCGGAAAAAGGGGTACACCGGCTTGTGCGAATTTCACCATTCGATTCCTCCGGCAGGCGCCACACATCGTTTGTATCTTGTGAAATTATGCCCGAGCTTGATGATGATATAGAAGTTGATATCCGTACTGAGGATTTGAAAATTGATACGTATCGTGCAAGCGGAGCAGGCGGACAGCATATTAATACGACCGATTCTGCAGTGCGAATTACACATATACCGACCGGAGTCGTTGTGACTTGCCAGTCGGAGCGTTCCCAGATTAAGAACCGAGATGCAGCTATGAAGATGCTAAAAGCAAAGCTGTATCAGCGTGAGATTGAAGAAAAGGAAAAGCAGCTTGCCGAGATTCGCGGCGAGCAGAAGGAAATTGGCTGGGGAAGCCAGATCCGTTCGTATGTATTCCACCCATATTCAATGGTAAAGGATCACCGTACTGGTTCAGAGTCCGGAAATGTCCAGGGTGTGATGGACGGAGACCTCGATCAGTTCATCGATTCGTACCTAAGGTCAAAGTTGTCTTAA